The window catTTGTAAAGGCACGCATAAAGTTTGCACAAATCGGTCAAAGTTGTCGATATACAAAAATTTCTACATGATTACAAACATAACTATGGACTAATCTTCCTGATCACCCTCGGATCCGCTCTTGCTAccgtcatcgtcatcatcatcgccatcagaaaccaaggcttcagcttcgagctctttagccttttttatttcttcagtaAGGTCGAGACCCCGAACATGTATCTCCTTGAGGGTCTCCCTCAGACCTACATTTGGCAAGTTCGGCAATCCAGTGTGCTCGTGTGTCGGCAGTATCCGCCGCCTCTCGTGCCTCAATCTAAGAAGCCTCGGCATCAGCCCGATATACGgcaatggacttatccgccaagATTTTAGACGACTCAACCTCGTCCTTGGCCTCGGCAAGCTAGGCTtaaagctcctcgatcctcttagctTGAGCCGAACTCTTTTGCTTAACGTTTAGAAGCTGGACATCGGCCGATAATAAGTTGGTAAAAATGGTCTCTTTTTCCGCAGCGAAGCGatcgatagtctccttccaccgattacaTTCGGCTTTGATTTGGTCGACTTCTTCCCGAAGTGACCCGATCatttcaaccttttgctgcagctgagacaacgaagggttaacttccacagtcgagtcaaacccatactttaacagaacgaggctcacctgcttgtcaagttcggcctcttcttcgtgagccttagccaaatccgcttgaaggtcctttatagcctcgtccttttggctgcaaagaagccgcaaGGCGTCTCTCTCCCTCGAGACCTTCTGAAGATCGACCTCACACTGGCCAAGgtcgacccaaaatctactaatgGCATGCACAGTAGGGAAAGAACACGAGTCAAATTcagaaaaagaacaaagaaaccaagtatagtaaaatcattacccgagtaatgaaacgttgggcctcttcCAGTAGAAGAGAAGTGCCCCCGATATCAGAAGCATCACCGACTCCggtaaagcaatcccgaaaaggatcccctacactagagcctccgcccaaatcgggggtcttcaattctcgagcttcctttaacgcctcctcagaaaaggtgGGAAGAGAAGGCGAATGACCCACTGTCATAGTCCCAAGTGAATTACTCGGGGCATTCCGATCAAGACTCGGGATCCAGGAATCAACACCGACCGGTACATCTGGCATCGGTTCAGGAGCTTCGGTGACCTCGATAGCTCTGGCAGATCGGGACACCAAGGCCGAGGCAcctctttcttcctcttcttcctcttcgtcttcttcttcttctctcaatcgttggaccgagtcaatcgaaagggcaattgctttcctcctcacccttcgagtttcGGGCTTGGGGCCCTCTGATCGAGAGGCAACTTTGCGCTTCTTGTCTTTCCCCGGTTTCGGGACTGGGGACTTGGTTCCTCCCTCAtcgctcgaaggcctcaaaatggCATCCTTGGTTATGCCTGCATGAAAGGAAATCGGTAACGAATGGAGCACAAAAAACGCTTCGAAGGAAACGAGAAGTAAAAccttaccatggttcttggcttCCCATCTGCCTttagccaaatcacgccaagcgcgttcggcataagaagaagtcgaggctaacttttgaacccaatcctcgaggtcgggcaccgcttgtggcatccaagggtcAACTATATATCGggaagaaatataaaaaaaaaacttatttatGAAAACAACTTAcgatcgaaattccattcctcggggaacgacatcttctcttccggaataaggtcacgggtcctcacccgGATGTAACgccccatccaaccccgatccttgtcttcgtcgatgctcgacatcaaagccttcgatgcccgacgatgaagtctgattaatcctcgaaagatttgaggccgatacaacCGAATAAGGTGATTCAGGTAAAATCTAGCCCTCCAGCTTTGGTGGAGAAGAAGCGAAGTAGGATTACTATACGCCACACAGAGGGATGAATCTGACCAAAGGTGGCCTGATATCTCTTGCAAAAATCGATGATCACTGGGTCGACcggacccaatgtgaagggataagtgtaaacactttaaaacccctccacatgggtgACGACACTCTCTTCGGGGGATGGAATTTGTAACAcaacctcggaaccccagttACAGTCTTTTCTAACGGCCTCGAGATGACCCTCCGTTATAGAGCACATATACATCGACACGTGCTCACATCGACCCGGGACGGATGAaggattctcaaccttaaaatcgataTTTAGAGAACACGGGCCGGGGATATAGTCATAGGTGGacggctccaccggcgccttgtcgccggacagccatgaagaagaagctttctccttctgaggcaCAGTTTTCGAAGTCTTGGCCATTGATATGGGAGGAAGAAAGACAAAGGAAAGTGAAAAATTGACAGCACCAAAACTCTGGTAGcaacaagaaaggaagaaaaaatgagaaaaattggGGGAGTAAACGCGTGAAAGAAGTAAATAATAGATGGAAGAGCTATTTATAGGCTCGCATCGTGACGGTTCAATATCACAGGTGGCCGACCGCCATCTGACAAGTATTAAATATCTTGAAAGGCTGAATTGATAGGACAGCTATCACATATGTCATAATTGATCCATGTGAAAACGTCGGCTTATGACCCGATCGAACTACCAAAATCACGTCGATTCTCACCGCATCCTTcgtgagaaatgaggggactatctgtatacggtcgaaatagatttcggccttcctacgttcgatcgagttcgagtgttaaAAAGTCGGAATTAGATTTTTGGGAGTGAGCTCCAAAGTCGGTACTAACGAGCCTCGAGCCTAAAGGTCgatcgaggagtcggctcgataaccCTATCGAGCCCGTGGccgaatcgatccgcaaggcactgcttcgaggtcggaaatgcgcgacgcccatctcgaaggtcgGACTCGAGCCGAGACCGAAAGGCCCAACCCAGTaacgagctcgagccagtatcgagctcacagacaagagttgTTGCGActgcaccaagagagagaatcttggcgggaatcaaggaagagacaagtcatcatgggccTCCCACTATATGTTTTATTCTATTGTTTTTTTGTAATAACCCTCTTTTATAAAatggggaatccttgtaagctaaaAGGCAGAGACAAGAAACAAATCGCTTCTCAGATTGAAAGATATCCCTTTGTGTTTACTTTACTTTATCTCATTTATTCTTATTGACCACTATTTGTATTCTTATAGTCAAGAATATACGTATCTCTATTTCTCTACACGATTTATATCGAAttgtatcacatatccttagaaccacacACAAATCTAACATTATCCGATTTTTCCGGTAAACACAAGAACGTACTTCCGTTACCACCTCATTGAACAGTCCCCAAAGCGCCAAATCAACCACAACTAGCATGTTCATATTGATTTTAAAATTAACAATTATATAAATGATAAACAAACTATTTAtagatttttctcttttcatttgacATCCTTTTGACTCTGTCACCAATAGTCAGAACAAGAGCATGAACCTAGCTTGAAACAGTGAAAGCGACTACGATCTCTTATTACAATTTCTCTATTATATACTTTGGAAACAATCTTCATGGCTGAATGACAATCTCGGCATATCCTTAAATTCTTGAAAATATAAAGAGGCGTGCCAGCCGGTATGCTTATGAGCCCAAAACAAACAGCCAACTTCTCGCTGTGAGTGAACAATGCCTGTTCCTTCTCCTCATGACTGTTACTGTAATACCCACCATTATCAGATCCTGAAAACTTTTGGCAGGCCGTGTCTGGTACATAGCCAGCCAATCTTATTTTTCGAATCATCTCATCCAACATCATATATATCTCTTGACTTTGCAGATGCAATGTATCTCCTGCACTGAAGCAATGGATTTGGCCACCGACATAAATAGAACTCGTGCCAGGCACTTTTCTTATGCCTCTGTTTCTAAGAACTACTCGAATAGAATCTGCCTCGTCATCTTTTCCAGCTAAAGAGTACATATTGGAAAGCAAGACATGATACTCGGTATTATCAGGATACATTTGGACCAGCTCTTTCATTAGGCATTTCCCCAGCTCAAGGTTTTTATGGACACTGCAGGACCCCAATAGTGATCCCAAAACAACTTCATTGGGGGCAATCGGCATTCCTCTGATTATGGACTCTGCTTCTTCAAGATGTCCTGCCCGACCCAAAAGATCCACAATGCAAGAATAGTTCTCTACAGAAGGCTTTATTCCATATGATGATTCAAGGCTATAGAATAAGTTTCGACCTTGAACAACTAAACCTGAGTGACTACAAGCACTTAACACAGCTGTAAATGTTACATCATCTGGTTTGACCTCTCTAACCATCTGAGCAAACAAATGCAATACCATATCTCCCTTTCCCTGCATTGCCAGTCCGCTTAGCATGGTATTCCAGGTAACTACGTTCCTTCGAGGCATCACCTTGAAAACTCGAAAAGCATCATCAATCCTCCCACATTTAGCATACATATTAATCAAGGCAGTTGCCACCATTATATCAATTTCATGTTTTATCATCTTCAAAGCATACATGTGTACATATTTACCCAACATCACATTCCCTGACTGTGCACAAGCTGATAACCATGAACAAAGTGTCACAAAATTCAACTCAAATCCAGATTCAAATACCATGTTACATAGAAGCCCAAAAGCTTCCTTGGTTAAGCCGTTCTCAATATACGCTGCAATCATTATTGTCCAAGCTACTTCATTTCTCTCAGGCATTTGATCAAACAACAACCTTGCATTTTCAAAACCTTCCCACTTCACCAATCCCCCCAAAAGCACAGTCCAAGAAACCAGACTATGTTCTCCCATCTCACCAAAAATCCTTCTTGTCTTATCAATTAACCCACACTTCACATACATATCCATAGCAGCATTACATGCTTTAATACTTGAACTAAACCCCATTTTGACCAAACAACTATGTCCCTGAACTCCAAATTGATCACACCCCAATTTCGCGCATGCAAGGAACACAGTAACCATAGTAAATTCATCAATTGAAACGTTGCTCTTCCTCATATCAACAAACAGGCTGAGAGCATCAACTGGCAACCTTCCGTGTGCATAGCAGCCCATCAATGTTGTCCAGTCGACAGTGTCTTTGTATGAGAGcggaattttatcaaacaccttgcgTGCAGGTAGAACACACCCACACGCCGCATACATATGGAGAATAGCATTACGGATAAATGTGTTTGGGAAGGATTCGAGGCCTGTGGTGACGACGTAAGCGTGGAGCTTTTGTCCCACGTCCAAAGCTAGATATCGAGCGCAAGTTCTGAAAAGGGTCCGATAGTGGCGAGCCAGAAATGGGAGAGTACACTCGGTTCGCCATATCATGAGAAAGCTAGTATACTTGTTTCACAAATGGATCTAAATTCAGCATATAAAATAATAGGAATAATGATGTTATAGCCAGGGTACGATATAAGAAAGAGGGAAAATATAAAGTGGGACGGCGTTTAGAGCAGGGGcgttcaaaatcgaaccgaaatcgaaaaccgaaccgaaaccgaaatcgaaacttaatggcttattggtatcgaattaacggtttaacggacggggaacagttgaaatttttttattaacggcttatcggttagggggcggattattcaattttcttaacggataatccgttaacccgttaagaatatatatatatatatatataaaccttccacttcttccagtactttatctctaagttctaacgcctaattcctaaataatcagaaCCCTAATGCCTAAACTTCAACCAGCAGCCACCAGCAGAATTATGATTCTCTTTATTCGACCATAATTCAACCAGCTTCAGTAGAAATTCAACCAGCACTCCAGCAGCCACCCGCAGTACTCTATCTCGTCGACTTCCAGGCTTCCAACACTCTATCTTAGTGCCCTAGTATGAAGATCAAGCTCatatttttgctttttaaaattGTAAATATGGATCCAGCATAGCCTTTGtgttaattattaatatattgtTAATGAACAAGAAACAAAGGGAAAGACCGCACGTTTATTGTAATTTTGCTTCATTTGTGC is drawn from Nicotiana tabacum cultivar K326 chromosome 22, ASM71507v2, whole genome shotgun sequence and contains these coding sequences:
- the LOC107774989 gene encoding pentatricopeptide repeat-containing protein At5g15340, mitochondrial-like, with product MIWRTECTLPFLARHYRTLFRTCARYLALDVGQKLHAYVVTTGLESFPNTFIRNAILHMYAACGCVLPARKVFDKIPLSYKDTVDWTTLMGCYAHGRLPVDALSLFVDMRKSNVSIDEFTMVTVFLACAKLGCDQFGVQGHSCLVKMGFSSSIKACNAAMDMYVKCGLIDKTRRIFGEMGEHSLVSWTVLLGGLVKWEGFENARLLFDQMPERNEVAWTIMIAAYIENGLTKEAFGLLCNMVFESGFELNFVTLCSWLSACAQSGNVMLGKYVHMYALKMIKHEIDIMVATALINMYAKCGRIDDAFRVFKVMPRRNVVTWNTMLSGLAMQGKGDMVLHLFAQMVREVKPDDVTFTAVLSACSHSGLVVQGRNLFYSLESSYGIKPSVENYSCIVDLLGRAGHLEEAESIIRGMPIAPNEVVLGSLLGSCSVHKNLELGKCLMKELVQMYPDNTEYHVLLSNMYSLAGKDDEADSIRVVLRNRGIRKVPGTSSIYVGGQIHCFSAGDTLHLQSQEIYMMLDEMIRKIRLAGYVPDTACQKFSGSDNGGYYSNSHEEKEQALFTHSEKLAVCFGLISIPAGTPLYIFKNLRICRDCHSAMKIVSKVYNREIVIRDRSRFHCFKLGSCSCSDYW